A stretch of Alkalicella caledoniensis DNA encodes these proteins:
- a CDS encoding YhfT family protein has product MEYIVIALIGALASIMANKGIAVFNDGLRPIMPEHTEGRMGRKELAATAFAMSFGLVIGFGIPFSLTSSIILIHSIFLGTDIIGTFSPDGKVGTPVAGIIGAIYGIGLLIGLEFVVDLFAKLPVNFMESLGAVGSPIVIAFAAFPALATGFQYGAKKGALNLFISVLARQGAVWLNTNHPITIGERVVALNQEGAALIVGMAILLFFAMTEKSEEESVDLAAIFSERVKRIKKNSPILMVMGGLVSMATALSLVAGDPISLNLLSEGQYVDAGIAVVARGIGFIPLIASTAIATGVYGPVGMTFVFAIGLFVRNPFLAAIIGAAVIGAEVFLLDGIARFLDRFPGIRKSGDNIRNGMSRLLEVALLVGGMNAANAIAPGIGFFAVAGLYILNDIAGRPVVRMAVGPIAAILVGILVNILAVLGLFAV; this is encoded by the coding sequence ATGGAATATATCGTAATAGCCTTAATTGGTGCCCTTGCATCAATAATGGCAAACAAAGGTATAGCTGTTTTCAATGACGGTTTAAGACCAATTATGCCAGAACATACAGAAGGTAGAATGGGAAGAAAGGAGCTAGCAGCCACTGCATTTGCAATGAGCTTTGGACTTGTTATAGGATTTGGTATCCCTTTCTCTCTAACGTCAAGTATCATCTTAATCCATAGTATTTTTCTAGGAACCGATATCATAGGTACATTTTCTCCAGATGGTAAAGTTGGTACACCAGTAGCAGGTATTATCGGTGCAATATATGGTATTGGACTATTAATAGGACTTGAATTTGTAGTTGACCTATTTGCTAAGCTTCCAGTTAACTTCATGGAAAGCTTAGGAGCAGTGGGAAGCCCAATAGTTATAGCTTTTGCAGCTTTCCCAGCCTTAGCAACTGGATTCCAGTACGGCGCAAAAAAAGGTGCACTAAACCTATTCATATCCGTATTAGCTAGACAAGGTGCTGTTTGGCTAAACACAAACCACCCAATCACCATAGGTGAAAGAGTAGTAGCCCTTAACCAAGAAGGTGCAGCACTTATAGTTGGTATGGCAATACTTCTATTTTTCGCAATGACAGAAAAGAGTGAAGAAGAATCAGTAGACCTAGCAGCAATCTTCAGCGAAAGAGTTAAGAGAATCAAAAAGAATTCTCCAATCCTTATGGTAATGGGTGGACTAGTATCCATGGCTACAGCACTAAGCCTAGTTGCAGGTGACCCAATTTCTCTAAACCTATTAAGTGAAGGACAATATGTAGATGCTGGTATCGCAGTAGTTGCAAGGGGTATCGGATTTATCCCACTTATAGCTTCCACCGCTATAGCAACAGGTGTATATGGTCCAGTTGGTATGACATTTGTTTTCGCCATCGGACTATTCGTAAGAAATCCTTTCTTAGCAGCTATTATAGGTGCTGCAGTTATCGGTGCTGAAGTATTCTTGCTTGATGGAATCGCTCGCTTTTTGGATCGTTTCCCAGGTATCAGAAAATCCGGAGACAACATAAGAAACGGTATGTCTAGATTACTTGAAGTAGCCCTATTAGTTGGTGGTATGAATGCAGCCAACGCCATAGCTCCAGGAATTGGTTTCTTTGCAGTAGCTGGCCTATATATCCTAAATGACATAGCAGGCAGACCTGTTGTTAGAATGGCAGTGGGTCCCATAGCTGCTATCCTTGTTGGCATTTTAGTGAACATTTTAGCTGTCCTAGGCTTGTTCGCAGTATAG
- a CDS encoding DUF2620 domain-containing protein, producing MIKIVVGGQVEKQGIADLVKEIGGEKVQVEIKSDIHAANDVKTNKAHYYLGACHTGGGGALSMAMALLTRDKCATISMPGKPPKEEDIIKAVQEGKVAFGFTGDHFEKAVPIIMNEILKKA from the coding sequence ATGATTAAAATAGTTGTTGGAGGCCAAGTAGAAAAACAAGGTATCGCTGACCTAGTAAAAGAAATTGGTGGGGAAAAGGTCCAAGTTGAAATCAAATCAGATATACATGCTGCAAATGATGTAAAAACAAATAAAGCGCACTACTACCTAGGTGCCTGTCATACAGGCGGCGGTGGCGCGTTAAGTATGGCCATGGCTTTACTCACCCGTGACAAATGCGCAACCATATCCATGCCAGGTAAACCCCCTAAGGAAGAAGACATAATTAAAGCAGTACAAGAAGGTAAAGTTGCATTTGGATTTACAGGTGACCACTTTGAAAAAGCAGTGCCAATTATAATGAACGAAATACTTAAAAAGGCCTAG
- a CDS encoding PRD domain-containing protein, whose amino-acid sequence MDEMLHMRINLLKDAGEIDEQIAEAVINFAKDVEEQFNTKLDEENASMLITHVCMALPRIKKGEEINPINEVALAEIKQSQAYKKVPALVKNLEQNLNLQIPKSEFGYIALHLCSMEEKNNSKGGKV is encoded by the coding sequence ATGGATGAAATGTTACACATGAGAATTAACCTTCTTAAAGATGCAGGAGAGATCGATGAACAAATTGCCGAAGCCGTTATTAACTTTGCAAAGGATGTAGAAGAACAGTTCAACACCAAACTTGACGAAGAAAATGCTTCAATGCTAATAACCCATGTATGCATGGCATTACCTAGGATTAAAAAGGGAGAAGAGATAAATCCTATAAATGAAGTGGCACTGGCTGAAATAAAACAAAGTCAAGCATATAAAAAAGTGCCAGCTCTAGTAAAGAACCTTGAGCAAAACTTAAATTTACAAATACCTAAATCAGAATTTGGTTACATCGCATTACACCTATGCTCCATGGAAGAGAAAAACAATTCGAAAGGAGGGAAAGTATGA
- the yhfZ gene encoding GntR family transcriptional regulator YhfZ, with the protein MEQFKTKLLSKNGIAIMSLAREMLMLDIGDRTKTVDQYTETFGLGRGTIQLALKFLQTENAIKLESRGHLGTYIVAIDYKKLWILADIGTIIGVMPLPYTKRYEGLATGLYKSFENADIPFSLAFMRGASKRIEALNQGRYNFVILSKLAASLEIRKSTEIEIAYEFPEYSYVGEHVVVFRDKRQNKIQSGMKVGIDPDSIDQFLLTCYECEGLEVEYVETSYNQILQRLKNKEIDAAIWSSDELKNHTTKYSIAPLINAKAQETGKDDTTAVIVINKNNSFFKGILNKFINIEQVGILQEKVMKEEILPTY; encoded by the coding sequence ATGGAACAGTTCAAAACAAAATTACTCTCAAAAAATGGAATAGCCATTATGTCCTTAGCCCGAGAAATGCTTATGCTAGACATAGGAGACAGGACAAAGACTGTGGACCAGTACACTGAAACCTTTGGACTAGGACGAGGAACTATCCAGTTAGCTCTAAAATTCTTGCAGACAGAAAACGCAATCAAACTAGAATCAAGAGGGCACCTAGGTACTTACATAGTAGCAATCGATTATAAGAAACTCTGGATACTGGCTGATATCGGTACAATCATAGGTGTAATGCCATTGCCATATACCAAAAGGTATGAAGGCTTAGCAACAGGCTTATACAAATCCTTTGAAAATGCAGACATCCCATTTAGCTTAGCATTTATGAGGGGAGCCTCTAAACGTATCGAAGCCTTAAATCAAGGTAGATATAACTTTGTTATATTGTCAAAACTTGCAGCTAGCTTAGAGATTAGGAAATCAACTGAAATTGAAATAGCATATGAGTTCCCAGAGTATAGCTATGTAGGAGAGCATGTTGTGGTATTTAGGGATAAAAGACAAAACAAAATCCAATCAGGTATGAAAGTGGGCATAGACCCTGACTCCATAGATCAGTTTCTACTAACATGCTATGAGTGTGAAGGGCTAGAAGTGGAATATGTTGAAACTTCATACAATCAGATACTTCAAAGACTAAAAAACAAAGAAATAGACGCTGCTATTTGGAGTAGTGATGAGCTAAAAAACCACACCACAAAATACAGTATTGCTCCATTGATAAATGCAAAAGCACAAGAAACTGGAAAGGATGATACTACAGCTGTTATAGTAATCAACAAAAACAACAGCTTCTTTAAAGGAATACTAAATAAATTTATTAATATAGAACAAGTGGGAATACTACAAGAAAAAGTTATGAAAGAAGAAATTTTACCTACATACTAG
- a CDS encoding manganese catalase family protein, translating into MFKHDKKLLQDVKVERPNPTYAAMMLEQLGGPQGELKAAMQYMSQSFRIKDPEIKDLFMDIAAEELSHMEMVAQTVNLLNGHVPDVNQVTAGSIEAHVLTGLSPDLTNASGVPWTAAYVNNTGDLPADLLSNIAAEQRAKVVYELLYRQINDKHVRDTIDFLLNREEAHNALFRQAFGRIQETGSNLDFGVDEQARLYFDLSTPNVSGNGPGFNTGYPIHPSFKDPDQNNAAQQQVQQQQQQKPNNLN; encoded by the coding sequence TTGTTTAAGCATGATAAAAAGCTTTTACAGGATGTTAAGGTTGAAAGACCCAATCCTACTTATGCTGCAATGATGTTGGAGCAGTTAGGTGGTCCACAGGGTGAGTTAAAGGCTGCTATGCAGTATATGAGTCAAAGTTTTAGGATTAAGGATCCAGAGATTAAGGATTTGTTTATGGATATAGCTGCAGAAGAGTTGAGTCATATGGAGATGGTAGCTCAGACTGTCAATTTATTAAATGGACATGTGCCTGATGTTAATCAGGTGACTGCGGGTTCTATTGAAGCCCATGTTCTAACTGGTTTGTCTCCAGATTTGACTAATGCTTCTGGTGTACCATGGACTGCAGCTTATGTTAATAATACTGGTGATTTGCCTGCAGATTTGTTATCAAATATAGCTGCTGAGCAACGGGCTAAGGTTGTTTATGAGCTCCTTTATCGTCAGATTAATGATAAGCATGTTAGGGACACTATTGATTTCTTGTTAAACCGAGAAGAGGCTCATAATGCTTTGTTTAGGCAGGCTTTTGGTAGGATTCAGGAAACTGGGTCTAATCTTGATTTTGGTGTTGATGAGCAAGCGAGGTTGTATTTTGATCTTTCTACACCTAATGTTAGTGGTAATGGCCCTGGGTTTAATACTGGGTATCCAATCCACCCAAGTTTTAAAGACCCCGACCAAAATAATGCAGCTCAACAACAAGTGCAACAACAGCAGCAGCAAAAACCTAATAACCTTAATTAG
- a CDS encoding GxxExxY protein, which translates to MLLFEKLTKEIKSAAIEVQNTLGTGLLEKTYEKALMYELELRGIKSESQVSIKNYYKGKEIGQYYADLLVEDKIIIELKCVTALKSEHFAQTIHYINSTHYVLGILINFGSKKLEFKRILKSDTNIRPSM; encoded by the coding sequence ATGTTACTATTCGAAAAACTAACAAAAGAAATAAAGAGTGCTGCTATTGAAGTCCAAAACACGTTAGGTACAGGTTTACTAGAAAAAACTTACGAAAAAGCGCTGATGTATGAACTGGAACTTAGAGGTATAAAAAGTGAGAGCCAGGTATCGATAAAAAATTACTATAAAGGCAAAGAAATAGGACAATACTATGCTGACTTACTAGTAGAAGATAAAATAATCATAGAGTTAAAGTGTGTTACAGCTTTAAAATCAGAACACTTTGCTCAAACAATTCATTACATAAACTCAACACATTATGTACTAGGGATACTAATTAACTTCGGTTCTAAAAAATTAGAATTCAAAAGAATATTAAAATCAGATACTAACATAAGACCCAGCATGTAG
- a CDS encoding ABC transporter permease, with the protein MKLYNITLNNLRRRKAKMFFVLLGLIIGIATIVSVYGVVETMKSEMTRQVTDFGVNVVITPDAGGLTFSYGGITLPEIMYDVEQLTTEDVNALENLPSSEMIKTISPKLIGLKEIEHGQNVVIVGANLPQEFTVKPWLRLRDPNQEMTKDTNQGDTQSQDGKDMDFELIDLTREELERLNIADNQLVLGPVLAHTLGVKEGDQLTLAGQEFEVFGILLESGSSEDNQAFINLSVAQMLMDRPNEVTVIEMAVDYKAGSEETLLSEIDSKLPHTYVTSLRQETLRRDEMLARIVNFGMSVSVVVLLVGMLVVGLTMTNSVRERTREIGIFRAIGFRKSHIAKLILLEGAIISFAAGIIGYLAGTLIARVLAPYLAATDLQVPWSLEILAVAITLSLTIGLLSTIYPAYKATQQDPAEALRFI; encoded by the coding sequence ATGAAGCTTTATAATATAACATTAAATAACCTCCGCCGCCGCAAAGCCAAAATGTTCTTTGTTCTACTAGGACTAATAATAGGTATTGCCACCATAGTGTCTGTATATGGTGTGGTAGAGACCATGAAATCAGAAATGACTCGTCAAGTGACAGACTTTGGAGTAAACGTTGTTATAACACCCGATGCCGGAGGACTTACTTTTTCCTATGGTGGTATAACACTTCCAGAAATAATGTATGACGTAGAACAATTAACAACTGAAGATGTAAACGCCCTTGAGAACTTACCCTCAAGTGAAATGATAAAAACAATATCTCCAAAATTAATAGGACTAAAGGAAATAGAACACGGTCAAAATGTAGTCATAGTAGGTGCTAATCTACCCCAAGAATTCACTGTCAAGCCTTGGCTGCGCCTTCGGGATCCAAACCAAGAGATGACAAAGGATACTAACCAAGGAGATACCCAATCCCAAGACGGTAAAGATATGGACTTTGAACTAATAGATCTAACCCGGGAAGAACTAGAAAGACTAAATATAGCAGACAATCAACTAGTACTAGGTCCCGTACTTGCACATACCCTGGGGGTAAAAGAAGGGGATCAGTTAACACTAGCGGGACAGGAATTTGAAGTCTTTGGTATACTCCTAGAAAGTGGCTCATCAGAAGACAACCAAGCATTTATAAATCTATCAGTAGCGCAAATGCTAATGGATCGTCCCAACGAAGTAACAGTAATAGAAATGGCAGTAGACTACAAAGCAGGCTCTGAAGAAACACTACTATCTGAAATAGATTCAAAACTTCCACATACCTACGTAACTAGCCTTAGACAAGAAACACTACGCCGAGATGAAATGCTAGCTAGAATAGTAAACTTCGGTATGTCAGTATCAGTAGTAGTACTATTAGTAGGAATGCTAGTGGTAGGGCTAACAATGACGAATTCAGTAAGGGAAAGAACCCGTGAAATAGGAATCTTCAGAGCCATAGGCTTTAGAAAATCCCACATAGCCAAACTAATCCTACTAGAAGGAGCAATCATAAGCTTCGCAGCAGGAATCATAGGCTATCTAGCAGGAACCCTAATAGCCCGAGTCCTAGCGCCATACCTAGCAGCAACAGACCTACAAGTTCCCTGGAGCCTTGAAATACTAGCAGTGGCAATCACCCTATCCCTAACAATAGGCCTACTCTCAACAATATACCCAGCCTACAAAGCCACCCAACAAGACCCAGCCGAAGCCCTAAGGTTTATATAA
- a CDS encoding ABC transporter ATP-binding protein, producing the protein MPENMITIKNLTKAYKSMGDEVQALRSVSLEIKKGESVSVMGHSGSGKSTLLSIIGALNPPTSGLIEIDGIEIYKLSQERRADFRREYLGFVFQQFQLIPYLTAHENVMLPLTTTSRSNKEKREMAAEALSKVGLGNKMNRLPNQLSGGEQERVAIARAIVNEPPLLLADEPTGSLDTKTGDEIMELFQNLNNDGLTILMVTHNPDNTRYLGRTIAMKDGLLVPEEEIIVASNKIV; encoded by the coding sequence ATGCCAGAAAACATGATAACAATAAAAAACCTAACAAAAGCATACAAATCCATGGGTGACGAAGTACAAGCACTTCGCTCAGTATCCCTAGAAATAAAAAAAGGCGAATCAGTAAGCGTAATGGGACACTCCGGCTCAGGAAAAAGCACCCTGCTGTCAATAATAGGAGCCCTTAATCCTCCAACATCAGGCCTCATAGAAATCGACGGCATAGAAATATACAAACTATCCCAAGAAAGAAGAGCTGACTTCCGTAGAGAATACCTAGGCTTCGTATTCCAACAATTCCAGCTCATCCCATACCTAACAGCCCATGAAAACGTCATGCTACCACTTACAACAACATCTCGCTCAAACAAAGAAAAAAGAGAAATGGCAGCAGAGGCCCTATCTAAAGTTGGCCTAGGAAACAAAATGAATCGCTTGCCAAACCAACTGTCAGGAGGAGAACAAGAACGCGTGGCCATAGCTCGAGCCATAGTAAACGAACCACCACTACTCCTTGCCGACGAACCAACAGGAAGCTTGGACACAAAAACCGGTGACGAAATCATGGAACTATTCCAAAACCTAAACAACGACGGACTAACAATCCTTATGGTAACACACAATCCAGACAACACCCGTTACCTAGGCCGTACAATAGCCATGAAAGACGGATTACTAGTACCAGAAGAAGAAATCATAGTGGCAAGTAATAAAATAGTATAA
- a CDS encoding ABC transporter permease: MNIFHISLNNLKRRKVKMIFLMLGLVVGVATVIALTNIIQAMHIELGDRIDEFGANAIILPRTEGMEMNYGNNVGSDLYLDLQKLTMDDIPKIYESSVAEYINIVSPKLVGAVEAGDQKTIIVGIEPREEFFQKPWFSLKEQAGNQDNLVFIELPEDSIILGSAASEALNMRVGDQVTINQQTFHVYGILDELGSEEDGLIFANLGVVQELLGRPGELSMIEVSAYCNSCPIEEIAMGLEDAMPNSRVTPLRQAALFREETIDNFSSFGIALSSMVLIIAALVVLTTMLSSVNERTREIGIFRAIGFRRSHIIQIIILEVAMVSIIGGIIGYFSGSLMAKYAGPYIAQIQGDIPLQLDLLLPAILLSTGLAIITSIYPAIKAAKLDPAEALRFI; encoded by the coding sequence ATGAACATATTCCACATATCACTAAACAACCTAAAAAGAAGAAAAGTAAAAATGATATTCCTAATGCTAGGACTCGTTGTAGGAGTAGCCACAGTAATAGCCCTAACAAACATAATACAAGCAATGCACATAGAACTAGGTGACAGAATAGACGAATTCGGTGCCAATGCCATAATCCTGCCAAGGACAGAAGGCATGGAAATGAACTATGGAAACAATGTAGGCTCCGACCTCTACCTAGACCTGCAAAAACTCACCATGGATGACATACCAAAAATCTACGAATCATCTGTGGCTGAATACATCAACATAGTATCACCAAAGCTCGTAGGTGCAGTAGAAGCGGGAGACCAAAAAACCATAATAGTAGGAATAGAGCCCAGGGAGGAATTCTTCCAAAAACCTTGGTTCTCCCTAAAAGAACAAGCAGGAAACCAAGACAACCTAGTATTTATAGAGCTCCCTGAGGACTCAATAATCCTAGGAAGTGCAGCATCTGAGGCCCTTAACATGAGAGTGGGTGACCAAGTCACCATCAACCAGCAAACCTTCCATGTATACGGCATACTTGACGAACTAGGAAGTGAAGAAGATGGACTTATCTTTGCTAACCTTGGAGTAGTTCAAGAGCTACTAGGAAGACCTGGAGAACTATCAATGATAGAAGTATCTGCTTACTGTAACAGCTGCCCCATAGAAGAAATCGCCATGGGACTAGAAGATGCCATGCCAAACAGCAGAGTAACCCCCCTAAGACAAGCAGCCCTATTTAGGGAAGAAACCATAGATAACTTCTCATCCTTCGGAATTGCCCTATCAAGCATGGTTCTGATAATAGCTGCCCTAGTAGTACTTACAACCATGCTATCATCAGTAAACGAAAGAACAAGGGAAATAGGAATCTTTAGAGCCATCGGCTTTAGACGTTCACATATAATCCAAATAATTATCCTCGAAGTAGCAATGGTAAGTATAATAGGTGGAATAATAGGTTATTTTTCAGGAAGTCTAATGGCAAAATATGCAGGCCCATATATAGCACAAATCCAAGGAGATATCCCACTACAACTAGACCTACTACTACCAGCAATACTACTATCAACAGGACTAGCAATAATAACAAGCATCTACCCAGCAATAAAAGCAGCAAAACTAGACCCAGCAGAAGCACTAAGGTTTATATAA